Proteins encoded together in one Variovorax paradoxus window:
- a CDS encoding DUF3717 domain-containing protein, translating into MAAIHITDIEAAINHWREKSPSPDGITLAPELRALAEVYALMVFHHEDEVDEKGFPEKAWAAWLDWYHSTPDTPCIAICSTSQGDDQCKGCGRSFDEVQHWPAMSPAEKRVTWRRITMEDSAWRFNKYAERAREAEPPQWPDEDPAEPLGPDDTP; encoded by the coding sequence ATGGCCGCCATTCACATCACAGACATCGAGGCCGCCATCAATCATTGGCGCGAGAAGAGCCCCTCGCCCGACGGCATCACGCTGGCGCCCGAATTGCGCGCGCTCGCCGAGGTTTATGCGCTCATGGTGTTCCACCACGAAGACGAGGTCGACGAGAAGGGCTTCCCTGAAAAAGCCTGGGCCGCCTGGCTCGACTGGTACCACAGCACGCCCGACACGCCCTGCATTGCCATCTGCTCCACCAGCCAGGGCGACGACCAATGCAAGGGCTGCGGCCGCAGCTTCGACGAGGTGCAGCACTGGCCTGCCATGTCCCCGGCTGAAAAGCGCGTGACGTGGCGCCGCATCACCATGGAAGACTCGGCCTGGCGTTTCAACAAGTACGCCGAGCGGGCGCGAGAGGCCGAGCCGCCGCAGTGGCCGGACGAAGACCCCGCCGAGCCGCTCGGCCCCGACGACACGCCCTGA
- a CDS encoding TerC family protein, producing MEQFMAPEFWVAVGQIIMIDILLGGDNAVVIALACRKLPPAQRTKGILWGTAGAIILRVILIFFALTLLAIPFLKLVGAALLVWIGVKLLAPDHDDAHGNIQGSDKLWAAVKTVIVADLVMSVDNVIAIAGAAQGAGQGHQMPLVIFGLLVSIPIIVWGSQLVIKLMDRFPVIITVGGMLLGWIAGTMAVSDPALSNTAAWTWVPKVPQSDTVRYAAGIAGALLVLVIGKLVAMRRPKAAEQAATTS from the coding sequence ATGGAACAGTTCATGGCCCCGGAATTCTGGGTCGCGGTCGGTCAGATCATCATGATCGACATCCTGCTCGGTGGCGACAACGCCGTCGTCATTGCCCTGGCTTGCCGCAAGCTGCCGCCCGCTCAACGCACCAAAGGCATTCTTTGGGGCACGGCCGGCGCCATCATCTTGCGCGTGATCCTGATCTTCTTTGCGCTCACACTGCTGGCCATTCCGTTCCTCAAGCTGGTCGGCGCCGCGCTGCTGGTGTGGATCGGCGTCAAGCTGCTGGCACCCGACCATGACGACGCGCACGGCAACATCCAGGGCAGCGACAAGCTGTGGGCCGCCGTGAAGACCGTGATCGTGGCCGACCTGGTCATGAGCGTGGACAACGTGATTGCCATTGCAGGCGCCGCGCAGGGTGCCGGCCAGGGCCACCAGATGCCGCTCGTGATCTTCGGCCTCCTGGTGAGCATTCCGATCATCGTCTGGGGCAGCCAGCTGGTCATCAAGCTGATGGACCGCTTCCCGGTCATCATCACGGTCGGCGGCATGCTGCTCGGCTGGATTGCCGGCACCATGGCGGTGTCCGACCCCGCGCTGTCGAACACCGCAGCCTGGACGTGGGTGCCGAAGGTGCCGCAGAGCGACACGGTCAGGTATGCAGCCGGCATCGCCGGTGCGCTGCTGGTGCTGGTCATCGGCAAGCTGGTGGCCATGCGCCGCCCGAAGGCGGCAGAACAAGCCGCCACGACAAGCTGA
- a CDS encoding phage holin family protein, with amino-acid sequence MRIIIKWLLSAVALLAVAYLYSGVQVNSFGSALIAAAVIGLLNMIVRPVLVVLTLPVTIVTLGLFLFVINALLFWAASGLLAGFQVSGFLAALIGSLIYSLLGLVIEAALGGLLSKR; translated from the coding sequence ATGCGCATCATCATCAAATGGCTGCTCAGCGCTGTCGCGCTGCTGGCGGTCGCTTATCTGTACAGCGGCGTCCAGGTCAACAGCTTCGGCTCCGCACTGATCGCCGCAGCGGTCATCGGCCTGCTCAACATGATCGTGAGGCCGGTGCTCGTGGTGCTGACGCTGCCGGTCACCATCGTCACGCTGGGGCTTTTCCTCTTCGTGATCAACGCACTGCTGTTCTGGGCCGCCTCGGGCCTGCTCGCGGGTTTTCAGGTCAGCGGCTTTCTGGCGGCGCTGATCGGCTCGCTGATCTATTCGCTGTTGGGCCTGGTCATCGAAGCGGCGCTGGGCGGGCTTCTTTCGAAGCGCTGA
- a CDS encoding M48 family metalloprotease has translation MPRLTPSAKKKSSATPALRSLCATVLIACQVLLPVPARAQLQVLPGLGDGGEMTASAERQLGDQIARELYRDTDYIDDPVVGAYVQEIWQRLMTAARERGELTPELDERFAWVVLLGRDRNINAFALPGGYLGLNMGLIATVGSRDELATVLGHELSHVTQRHISRIMSRQGKQMPLMLAGLILGMIAAGKSRNADAGQAVIMGSQALFMQNQLSFSRDMEREADRVGFGVMTQAGFAPQGAATMFEKLQYASRLNDNGSYPYLRSHPLTSERISDMQGRFQFRMDAAPAMPLVMDHAMIAARARVLTRPGVDVLRLWVDAASSGEFARSSPAQQAGTLYAAALSAKELRDFRSARALAERLTARTAEDAPAAKLARWLSAEIELAGGGAPKAAALLDVKSRERPEMLLAAEAAAATRQPAPMVPVLRDWVATNPRDATAWRALANLYGAQNDTLRAVRADAEANVAILDYPAARDRFKAAQELVRKPGAPIDHYEASIIDTRARAVEAMVKRQAEEPPLR, from the coding sequence ATGCCGCGCTTGACTCCTTCAGCCAAGAAAAAAAGTTCTGCCACGCCCGCTTTGCGGTCGCTGTGCGCTACCGTTTTAATAGCGTGCCAGGTACTGCTGCCGGTGCCTGCCCGTGCGCAGCTGCAAGTGCTGCCGGGCTTGGGCGACGGCGGCGAAATGACGGCCAGCGCCGAGCGGCAGCTGGGCGACCAGATTGCGCGCGAACTCTATCGCGACACCGACTACATCGACGACCCGGTGGTCGGCGCCTATGTGCAGGAAATCTGGCAGCGCCTCATGACTGCCGCACGCGAGCGCGGCGAACTCACGCCCGAGCTCGATGAGCGGTTCGCCTGGGTCGTTCTGCTGGGCCGCGACCGCAACATCAACGCCTTCGCGCTGCCGGGCGGCTACCTTGGCCTGAACATGGGCTTGATTGCCACGGTCGGCAGCCGCGACGAACTGGCCACCGTTCTCGGGCATGAGCTGTCGCACGTCACGCAGCGCCACATCTCGCGCATCATGAGCCGCCAGGGCAAGCAGATGCCGCTCATGCTGGCGGGGCTCATCCTGGGCATGATCGCCGCCGGCAAGAGCCGCAATGCCGACGCGGGCCAGGCGGTGATCATGGGCAGCCAGGCGCTCTTCATGCAGAACCAGCTGAGCTTTTCGCGCGACATGGAGCGCGAGGCCGACCGAGTCGGCTTCGGCGTAATGACCCAGGCGGGCTTTGCGCCGCAGGGCGCGGCGACCATGTTCGAGAAGCTGCAGTACGCCTCGCGCCTCAACGACAACGGCTCGTATCCTTACTTGCGCAGCCATCCGCTCACGTCCGAGCGCATTTCCGACATGCAGGGGCGGTTCCAGTTCCGCATGGACGCTGCCCCGGCCATGCCGCTCGTCATGGACCACGCGATGATCGCCGCGCGCGCGCGGGTGCTCACGCGTCCGGGCGTCGATGTGCTGCGGCTCTGGGTCGATGCTGCGTCGAGCGGCGAGTTCGCCAGGAGCAGCCCGGCCCAGCAGGCCGGTACGCTCTACGCGGCAGCCCTGTCGGCCAAGGAACTGCGCGATTTCAGGTCGGCGCGTGCGCTGGCCGAACGGCTGACCGCACGAACCGCCGAAGACGCACCCGCCGCCAAGCTGGCGCGGTGGCTCAGTGCCGAAATCGAGCTTGCCGGCGGCGGTGCTCCCAAGGCTGCAGCCCTGCTCGACGTCAAATCCCGCGAAAGACCCGAGATGCTGCTTGCGGCCGAGGCTGCCGCGGCAACCCGCCAGCCCGCGCCCATGGTGCCGGTGCTGCGCGACTGGGTGGCTACCAATCCGCGCGACGCCACTGCCTGGCGGGCGCTGGCCAATCTTTACGGCGCGCAGAACGACACCCTGCGTGCCGTGCGGGCCGATGCCGAAGCGAACGTCGCCATCCTCGACTACCCCGCTGCGCGCGACCGTTTCAAGGCCGCGCAAGAACTGGTGCGCAAGCCGGGCGCACCCATCGACCACTACGAGGCGTCGATCATCGATACTCGCGCGCGGGCAGTGGAGGCGATGGTGAAGCGGCAGGCCGAAGAGCCGCCGCTGAGGTGA
- the moaC gene encoding cyclic pyranopterin monophosphate synthase MoaC: MSSLTHFDAQGQAHMVDVAAKPATHRVAVATGRIEMQPATLALIESGTAKKGDVLGIARIAGIQAAKKTSDLIPLCHPLALTRVALAFAVAEKGHAPQVVCTATVETVGPTGVEMEALTAVQVALLTIYDMCKAVDRGMRITDVHVLEKHGGKSGSYVAG, encoded by the coding sequence ATGAGCTCCCTCACCCATTTCGATGCCCAGGGCCAAGCCCACATGGTCGACGTTGCGGCCAAGCCCGCCACCCACCGCGTTGCAGTGGCCACCGGCCGCATCGAAATGCAGCCCGCCACGCTGGCGCTGATCGAATCGGGCACGGCAAAGAAGGGCGACGTGCTCGGCATCGCTCGCATCGCAGGCATTCAGGCTGCCAAGAAAACCAGCGACCTCATTCCGCTGTGCCACCCGCTGGCGCTCACACGCGTGGCATTGGCATTTGCGGTCGCAGAAAAGGGCCATGCACCGCAGGTCGTGTGCACTGCCACCGTCGAAACCGTGGGGCCGACAGGCGTCGAGATGGAAGCGCTCACTGCCGTTCAAGTGGCGCTGCTCACCATCTACGACATGTGCAAGGCGGTTGACCGCGGCATGCGGATCACCGACGTGCATGTGCTGGAGAAGCACGGCGGAAAGTCGGGGAGCTACGTCGCCGGCTAG
- a CDS encoding PglL family O-oligosaccharyltransferase, whose amino-acid sequence MTSRAAPLEVAALPSTAVGAMRAGLIAFPFLCPLVAGPSVQAWQLFATWVCIAALLLVIPPAAPARGIWLWLAAGLAAVAISSHGAPALWLPVVAVLGAMAAAACVGTGIVRGGPPAAAVLATGILAAGLISAVLGLLQYYGLADPLVPWTTTPALGQAYGNLRQRNQFATLISMALVAALWIHATQPWTRVRRWLLPATLLLLTAAAASTSRTGLLQLLSIVGVATLIAWRERRGRPEATEHGGPRFTLPPPLVLLAMIPIYFAIAWALPQLTASEVEGMMQRLQEGAPGDHTRLILWRNVLTLIAEHPWTGWGWGELAFAHYSTLYSGPRFPEILDNAHNLPLHLAVELGIPASVLICGGFIWMVLAARPWRERDPARLMAWGMLGAIVLHSLLEYPLWYGPFQLVFGLCLGMLWPGRRAPARLASLRQHFGAKWLNANVLSVAAASVLAAVVGYATWDYIRISQIYLPRDERLPAYEDDTLTKAKGSWLFARQVGFAELTLTRVTAANAAEMHSLAERTIHFSPEPRVIVKLIESAELTGRDQEAWEQAERFRIAFPEEYERWLKGLPVDRRAP is encoded by the coding sequence ATGACTTCCCGTGCAGCGCCGCTCGAGGTGGCCGCCCTTCCATCGACAGCCGTGGGCGCCATGCGGGCCGGGCTGATCGCATTCCCTTTTCTCTGCCCGCTGGTAGCGGGCCCCTCCGTCCAGGCTTGGCAGCTGTTCGCCACATGGGTTTGCATTGCCGCACTGCTTCTCGTGATACCTCCGGCCGCGCCGGCGCGGGGCATCTGGCTTTGGCTAGCGGCGGGCTTGGCCGCAGTCGCGATTTCGTCGCATGGCGCACCGGCCCTGTGGCTCCCCGTCGTCGCGGTGCTAGGCGCCATGGCCGCCGCAGCGTGTGTGGGCACCGGCATCGTTCGGGGCGGGCCGCCGGCAGCGGCGGTGCTGGCAACCGGCATCCTCGCAGCCGGCCTCATCAGTGCCGTCCTCGGCCTGCTCCAGTACTACGGCCTGGCCGACCCGCTCGTCCCCTGGACCACAACCCCGGCGCTGGGCCAGGCGTACGGCAACCTGCGCCAGCGCAACCAGTTCGCCACGCTGATCAGCATGGCGCTGGTGGCGGCGCTCTGGATTCATGCCACGCAGCCGTGGACTCGCGTTAGGCGTTGGCTGCTGCCAGCCACTTTGCTGTTATTGACGGCCGCGGCGGCATCAACGTCGCGTACCGGCTTGCTTCAGCTGCTATCGATCGTCGGCGTGGCGACTCTGATCGCCTGGCGAGAGCGCCGCGGCAGGCCTGAAGCAACAGAACACGGCGGCCCGAGATTCACCTTGCCGCCGCCGCTCGTGCTGCTGGCGATGATTCCGATCTATTTCGCCATCGCCTGGGCGCTGCCCCAGCTCACCGCCAGCGAGGTCGAGGGCATGATGCAGCGGCTGCAGGAGGGCGCGCCGGGCGACCACACGCGGCTGATTCTGTGGCGCAACGTGCTCACTCTGATTGCCGAGCACCCCTGGACGGGATGGGGATGGGGCGAACTGGCCTTTGCGCACTACAGCACGCTGTATTCCGGCCCGCGGTTTCCAGAGATTCTGGACAACGCGCACAACCTGCCGCTGCACCTGGCCGTGGAACTGGGCATTCCAGCTTCGGTGCTGATCTGCGGTGGTTTCATCTGGATGGTGCTGGCAGCGCGGCCTTGGCGCGAGCGCGATCCGGCCCGTCTCATGGCGTGGGGCATGCTGGGCGCGATCGTGCTGCACAGCCTGCTGGAATATCCGCTCTGGTACGGGCCCTTCCAACTGGTGTTCGGGCTGTGCCTTGGAATGCTGTGGCCCGGCAGGCGTGCGCCAGCGCGGCTTGCTTCGCTGCGGCAGCATTTCGGAGCCAAGTGGCTCAACGCCAACGTCTTGTCCGTGGCGGCGGCCTCTGTGCTGGCAGCGGTGGTTGGCTATGCCACCTGGGACTACATCCGCATCAGCCAGATCTACCTGCCGCGCGACGAGCGTTTGCCGGCCTATGAGGACGACACGCTGACCAAGGCGAAGGGGTCGTGGCTTTTTGCGAGGCAGGTGGGGTTTGCCGAGCTGACGCTCACGCGGGTCACGGCCGCCAACGCCGCCGAGATGCATTCGCTGGCCGAGCGCACGATACATTTTTCGCCCGAGCCTCGCGTGATCGTCAAGCTGATCGAAAGCGCCGAGCTGACGGGCCGAGACCAGGAGGCCTGGGAGCAGGCGGAGCGGTTTCGCATTGCCTTTCCGGAGGAATACGAACGCTGGCTGAAGGGGCTGCCGGTCGACAGGCGAGCGCCCTAG
- a CDS encoding type IV pilin protein — MKQHSVPRQPVIGPRGSRGFTLIEVMVTIAIIGILASIAIPSYRDYVLRGQLVEAHNALSALRANMERHFQDNRDYRSIGTTFISPCAAPAAAGSFAISCPTLTATTFTARAVGSGPTSGFTFTVNHQNTRATTAAGSGWTACATGWTTRKSGC; from the coding sequence ATGAAACAACATTCGGTTCCGCGTCAACCCGTGATAGGTCCGCGCGGTTCACGTGGCTTCACGCTGATCGAGGTGATGGTCACCATCGCGATCATCGGCATTCTGGCGTCAATCGCTATTCCCAGCTATCGAGACTACGTGCTTCGAGGGCAGCTCGTGGAGGCTCATAACGCCCTTTCGGCACTACGCGCCAACATGGAGCGGCACTTCCAAGACAACCGAGACTACCGCTCCATTGGCACCACCTTCATCTCGCCATGCGCCGCGCCAGCTGCGGCAGGTAGTTTCGCTATCTCCTGTCCAACGCTGACGGCCACAACATTCACAGCGCGCGCCGTGGGTAGCGGCCCTACTAGTGGATTCACGTTCACTGTTAATCATCAAAACACCCGTGCCACGACCGCAGCAGGCTCCGGCTGGACGGCCTGTGCGACCGGCTGGACGACAAGGAAGTCGGGGTGCTGA
- a CDS encoding pilus assembly FimT family protein, with protein MKTPLRRPPAVRGFTLIEMMVTLVLLGALMALALPAMSEWLRNSRIRTVADALQNGLRLAQTEALRRSRQTVFSLTADTNPADGLTAAANGSNWSVNFVPLLTGESTDPTFIEGGGLTGLAPDVRVTGPATLCFNSLGRVVDNPAPGTGVACSAAAAAYNITIPDVDSVRAMRVLVALGGQVRLCDPAKTLSNAHPDGCPA; from the coding sequence ATGAAGACGCCACTCCGTCGGCCGCCGGCCGTACGCGGTTTTACGCTGATCGAGATGATGGTGACATTGGTGCTGTTGGGCGCCCTGATGGCGCTGGCGTTGCCTGCAATGAGTGAATGGTTGCGCAACAGCCGCATACGTACGGTCGCGGATGCACTGCAGAACGGGCTTCGCCTCGCCCAGACCGAGGCACTTCGGCGCAGCCGCCAGACCGTCTTCTCGCTGACCGCCGACACAAACCCCGCAGACGGTCTCACCGCCGCGGCGAACGGCTCCAATTGGTCGGTCAACTTCGTGCCGCTCCTCACGGGCGAGTCAACTGATCCCACGTTCATCGAGGGCGGCGGCCTAACTGGCTTGGCCCCCGATGTTCGGGTCACCGGCCCGGCGACACTCTGTTTCAACTCGCTGGGACGGGTCGTCGACAACCCCGCGCCTGGCACCGGTGTGGCATGTAGCGCCGCAGCTGCGGCCTACAACATCACGATCCCGGATGTCGATTCCGTGCGCGCGATGCGTGTGCTAGTCGCACTGGGAGGGCAGGTCCGGCTGTGCGATCCGGCTAAGACGCTTTCCAACGCCCATCCCGACGGGTGCCCCGCGTGA
- the pilV gene encoding type IV pilus modification protein PilV has translation MTHQRLSRSVARASQSGVALIEVLVSVLLFSLGILGLIGLQTRAIGLSLDAEDRNRAALIANDIAATMWTTRTVAIDPDVGEPSWNDRASNPQAGGLPGGTVQITSDVAANTADILITWRPPQRPVGQQDSRLTTRVALPPP, from the coding sequence ATGACACACCAACGCCTCTCGCGCTCCGTCGCGCGCGCTTCCCAGTCCGGTGTCGCGTTGATCGAAGTCCTGGTCTCGGTCCTTCTGTTTTCGCTGGGCATCCTCGGCCTGATCGGCCTGCAGACGCGCGCGATCGGCCTATCACTCGATGCGGAAGACCGCAACCGCGCCGCCCTGATCGCCAACGACATCGCGGCCACGATGTGGACTACTCGCACAGTGGCGATAGACCCCGACGTAGGAGAACCTTCGTGGAACGACCGCGCCAGCAACCCGCAAGCCGGCGGCCTGCCTGGCGGCACTGTTCAAATCACCTCGGACGTCGCAGCCAATACCGCAGACATCCTTATCACTTGGCGCCCTCCTCAGCGCCCAGTGGGCCAGCAAGACAGCCGGTTGACTACGCGCGTCGCGCTGCCCCCACCATGA
- a CDS encoding PilW family protein gives MNAHSKPFARAVQRGLTLVELLVAMVIGLVVVLAVTSAVTLGEAHKRSTTSTNDMNQSGSYAAYAIDRLLRSAGSGFAQTGTRGVFRCRLSAARLIGGTATTILPRTTSAFPAPFDTLLGGTGAAAAGNLRLAPFLIAKGATAGASDTLVVMGGNAAAGDVSRRIRSGFPDNSNLRLDNTIGLRNGDIGLVSKEGTDDCLLEQVSSTNTELATAGNEVLALGGRYFTSTGATTSLSTLVADGTALFTPLGNVAANNLQFQLIGVNANRTLVAYDLLRAAGTGSDEGTDASAMQALADGVVALYAVYGVDTDSNGTADTWVDPAAAGYAIGTLMLAPDTMRHIVAARVALVMRGSLYEKEPVTPDSLEIFSDLPTDRKRTLTIAAEDRNFRYRVIDTTIPLRNMLLLPFP, from the coding sequence ATGAACGCCCACTCCAAACCCTTCGCTCGCGCCGTTCAGCGCGGCCTGACGCTGGTCGAACTGCTGGTGGCTATGGTCATCGGCCTGGTCGTGGTGCTGGCCGTGACCAGCGCCGTCACCCTGGGCGAGGCGCACAAGCGCAGCACCACGTCGACTAACGACATGAATCAGAGCGGCTCCTATGCCGCCTACGCAATCGATCGCCTGCTGAGAAGCGCCGGATCCGGCTTCGCGCAGACCGGCACGCGAGGAGTGTTCCGCTGCCGGCTGAGCGCCGCGCGCCTGATCGGGGGCACCGCCACTACGATCTTGCCGCGAACCACATCCGCGTTTCCGGCCCCGTTTGACACGCTGCTCGGCGGCACTGGGGCCGCTGCAGCGGGCAATCTGCGGCTCGCACCGTTTCTGATAGCCAAAGGCGCCACCGCCGGGGCTTCGGACACCCTCGTGGTCATGGGCGGCAACGCGGCGGCGGGCGACGTGTCGCGCCGCATCCGCTCCGGCTTTCCAGACAACAGCAACCTGCGGCTGGACAACACCATCGGCTTGCGCAACGGGGACATTGGACTCGTGAGCAAGGAGGGCACGGACGACTGCCTGCTCGAGCAGGTGAGTTCGACCAATACCGAACTGGCGACGGCGGGCAACGAAGTCCTGGCCCTGGGGGGGCGCTACTTCACCTCCACCGGTGCCACCACGTCACTGTCCACACTTGTGGCGGACGGAACGGCACTCTTCACACCGCTCGGAAACGTGGCCGCCAACAATCTGCAGTTCCAGTTGATCGGCGTAAATGCCAACCGCACGCTGGTCGCCTACGACCTGCTGCGGGCAGCCGGCACCGGCAGCGATGAGGGTACTGATGCCTCAGCCATGCAAGCGCTGGCCGATGGCGTGGTCGCCCTGTATGCGGTGTACGGCGTCGACACCGACAGCAACGGCACTGCCGATACATGGGTCGATCCTGCTGCAGCGGGCTACGCGATTGGCACCCTCATGCTCGCGCCCGACACCATGCGTCACATCGTGGCGGCGCGCGTAGCGCTGGTCATGCGAGGCAGCCTGTACGAAAAGGAACCCGTGACGCCGGACAGCCTGGAAATCTTCAGCGACCTTCCCACCGATCGCAAGCGCACACTGACCATCGCGGCCGAGGACCGGAACTTCCGTTACCGCGTCATCGACACCACCATCCCGCTTCGCAACATGCTGTTGCTACCTTTCCCATGA
- a CDS encoding pilus assembly PilX family protein, with protein sequence MNTLSKMHAPASERGVVLLFCLIILVVLLAGGVAVMRSMDTTLFGAGNLAFKRDLINQGELAIAKAMREFQTSGALGATGTTSSNLPAANYSAIQLATNAKGIPEVLLKRTNLTGPDVVGNAFTPTGTPITGSGGVTVRYVIDRMCNATGAFSSIGKSGCVYTPSKTETSSGDQSQLATPGPSIPSPPIYRVSVRVDGPRDTQVFLQASFTKPE encoded by the coding sequence ATGAACACACTTTCCAAGATGCACGCCCCGGCGAGCGAGCGCGGCGTGGTTCTGCTGTTTTGCCTCATCATCTTGGTGGTGCTGCTCGCAGGCGGCGTCGCCGTCATGCGATCGATGGACACCACGCTGTTCGGCGCAGGCAACCTCGCCTTCAAGCGCGACCTGATCAACCAAGGCGAACTCGCCATCGCGAAGGCGATGCGGGAGTTCCAGACCAGCGGCGCGCTTGGTGCGACGGGAACGACCTCAAGCAACTTGCCTGCAGCGAATTACAGCGCAATCCAGCTCGCTACTAATGCTAAGGGCATTCCGGAGGTGCTGCTGAAGAGGACCAATCTGACCGGCCCTGACGTGGTGGGCAACGCCTTTACTCCGACAGGCACGCCCATCACGGGTAGTGGCGGTGTCACCGTGCGCTATGTGATCGACCGGATGTGCAATGCCACCGGCGCCTTCTCGAGCATCGGCAAGAGCGGCTGCGTTTACACACCGTCCAAGACCGAAACGTCGAGTGGCGACCAGAGCCAGTTGGCCACGCCCGGCCCGTCCATTCCCAGCCCGCCCATCTACCGGGTGTCGGTTCGCGTCGACGGTCCACGTGACACGCAGGTGTTCCTGCAAGCCTCTTTCACCAAGCCCGAATAG